The following DNA comes from Tunturibacter psychrotolerans.
CGCTCTGTGCCTTCTCCTTTGGTGGACGGCCTGACGCGTGGCAGTATGCCGATTGCACCCAGCAGGAGGATTGTTCCGCAGAGAGGGAAGTAGGCGTAGGTGTAGATCTGCTTCATATACCAGGTGCCGGTTACTGCTGCGATGAGAAGACCGGTGAGGTTGAGAAGTGCGAAGCTTAGGACGGCGTTCCAGGCGAAGGTATAGCAGACGCGGCGATAAAGAGGATTGGGCTTGTCCTCGTCGAAGCGGAGGATGTATGGGCGGGGTTCCGAGCCTGGCAGGCGGCCGCGTGCGGCTGCGATGCCTGTGCCGAGGAGGACCGCGACCAACCAGGTAAGGTTGCCTCGTCCGAAGCCGTGGGCGAACAACGAAAAAGTTAATGGGCCGGGGGCGAGAAAGAAGACCCAGATCCAGATGGGCCAGTGTGCGAGACGGTAGAGAGCGGTGTTGCGTTCGCGGATCTTCCGCTGCTGAGCGTATTCAACCTTGCCGCTGTATTGCATAGGGTGAGTCTCGCAGGGGTGTCGAGGGTGCGTCAATCCTGTTGGGTCTCTCTGCGATGCGGGCGCGCTGACAATTTATTGGTGGCATTTCGGGTAGAGTCGTGAGCAGAATTGGATACGAAGGGGTGACGGCTATGTCCACAAACGCGGAGTCTCATGAGGGGAAGGTTGTGAGCTGGTGGGAACAGAAGAACTTCGCTAAGCAGGGTGTGGGCGCGTTGAAGACGGGACTTGCTGCGATTCTCTGTATGTGGCTGGGCGATATGATTGGACTGATTCACAGCTATTGGGCCGCGGTTTCGGCCATCGTTGTGATGGGCTTTGATACCACACTCACGTTTGCTTCGTGCCGTGACCGTATTCTCGGGACTGCGATTGGTGCGTTCCTGGGGTGGCTTACCTGCTACATCTGGCACGACCACTACGTTGTCTATGGACTGGCTGTGGCTGTTTGCATCTTTGTCTGCAGCGCGTTTGCGTTTGATAAGGCCGGGCGGCTTGCTGCCGTGACACTTTCTATTATTGTTCTGGTCAGCATTGATGGCAGTCCGGGGCGGGCGGCAATCGCGAGATTTTCAGAGGTTGGGTTCGGGATTGTTGTTGCGCTTGCGGTGACGATGCTGGTGTTTCCGTCGCGCCCTGAAAAAGCAGCTATCAAAGCTTCGATTTAGTTCCGGTCTGGTTATTGTGTTGCATCTTGCGCCAGTCTTCAAAGGTGAGCTCCCATTGCTCGGAGGGGAGACGACCTGAGACGTAGTCGCCTTCGGTTTCGGCGATGATGCGCATTCCCTGGCGGAGTGAGATAGCGCGTGAGGCCGCGTTATCTCGAGCTTTTATTACGCGCAGGACCGGCTGATTTAGATCTTGGAACCAGAATCTGGTGACTTCGGCGGCGGCCTCGGTCATCAGGCCTAGTCGCTGCCACTCGCGCGCTATCCAGAAGCCGCGATTCTTGTCTCCGTTCAGCTTGAGAGTGATGGAGCCGATGACTCTTTGCTCTGGGTCGTTTTTGCGGCGGAGCATCCAGTGGAACTCTTGGCCGCGTGCGATGGCCGGGAGTGCGGAGTCGCGGTAGAACGTGTGAACACCATCATCGGGAAAGGGCCATGGGACTTTGGCGTTGAGCTGCTTTACGATCTCCCAGCGGGCGAAGAGAGGTTGGACCTGAGCGGCATCGGTGAGTTCTAAAGGACGTAAGGACAGACGCGGTGTGTCGAGAGCCGGTCTGTCCATATCGTCGTCTCAGCGGCCGTGTTCTTCGAGGTATTTTTCGACCTCGAGGGCGGCCATGCAGCCGGAACCGGCGGCGGTGATGGCCTGGCGGTAACGGCGGTCCTGGATGTCTCCGCAGGCGAAGATGCCGGGGAGGATTTCGCCGTTGAGGGTGGTGAAGACGTTGTTGCGAGTGATGATGTAGCCCTCGGAGTCAAGGTCGATCATGCCGCGGAAGGCTTCGGCGTTGGGGATGTGGCCGATGGCGAGGAACATGAAGGAGACGGGCAGGACGTACGCTTCGCCAGAGACCTTGTTTTTGACGCGGAGGCCCTTGACGTCCTTGTCCTCTACGCCGAGCACCTCTTCGACGACGGTGCTGGAGAGGAACTTGACCTTGGGATGAGCTATGGCGCGATCGAGCATGATCTTCGAGGCGCGGAACTTTTCGCTGCGGTTGATGATCGTGACCTTGGTGGCGAAGCGGGTGAGAAAGAGAGCCTCTTCCATGGCAGTGTCTCCGCCGCCGATGACGGCGATCTCTTTGCCCGAGGCGAAGAAGCCGTCGCAGGTGGCGCAAGAGGTGACGCCGTGGCCGATGAGGGCCTGCTCGGAGGGGAGATTCAACCAGCGTGCACTGGCGCCCGAGGCGATGATGAGAGTGCGGGCGTGGATGGTCTCTTTGCCTAGGTTGAGGGCGAAGGGACGTTTGGAGAGATCGATGGAGCTGAGATGGGCGAGGCGCAGCTCTGCCCCGAAGCGGACCGCCTGCTTCTTCATGTTCTCGATGAGGTCGGGGCCTTGGACGCCCTCGGGCCAGCCGGGGAAGTTTTCAACCAGCGTGGTGATGGAGAGCTGGCCTCCGGGCTCGTGCCCTTCGAGGACGAGGGGTTTGAGGTTGGCGCGGCCAGTGTAGATGGCGGCGGTGAGTCCGGCGCACCCGGAACCGAGGATGACAGTGTCGTGCGTGATGTTTTCGGGCATATGAGCTCTCTTAGTGTAAATGCGCCAGCGAGCGAAAAGATGCAAACCGGCCTTTTGGGCGTGTTTGGTGAAAGAATTGAGGTTATGGCAAATCTGACCTTAGTGTATGGAATGAGGCTGTTACCTGCGGATGAAATCGCATCGGTGGGCGAGGCGCCCGTAACCCTGAAGAACGGCAACGAGGCGCATGTGACGCTGCATGTGCTCGAAGGCAGCCGGGAGGAGATTGAGGCGCAGCTGCGAATGAGTATCGACGCGTTCTTTGACTTCTATCCGGAGATCTAGCTGTTGCAGTGTCCGAAAATAGGACAACCGTTCGTAACGTGACTCTCCTGACGAAGAACAGGGAGAGGGCGGAGGGACGGGATGGCGGGGATGCTGCGAGTCTTTGTTCGGCTGAACGCTGCCGCCGTGCTGCTGATGGCTCCGATTGGCTGGGGGCAGGCCTCGTCCGCTAACGGAGCGCAAACAGCTACAGATGTTTTGCACCAGATGTCGGATCGGGCGGACGTCATCTTCATTGGGCAGGTGCTGACGGTGCATCTTCCCGAGGGCGGGAGCCCGGCTTCCGGGATTGTAGAGATTCAGTTTCGCGTCGATGAGGCGATTCGCGGGTGCAAAACGGGGCAGCCGTATGTTTTGCACGAGTGGGGAGGGCTTTGGGCAGGAGGCAGCGGGAGATACCGTGCCGGTCAGCGATTGCTGATGCTTTTGCATGCGCCTGGCGCGGGAGGACTGAGTTCGCCGGTTGGCGGGCTTGATGGAGCGATTCCCATTCGGCAGAGCACGACGGGGGCGCCGCCGGCGGAGAATGTAACGCCGCCTTCTCTGCCGTTTGTCGACCTTCGCTGGCTCGGAGCGAGAGTGCCGCGTGCGGTCTCCTATCGCGACGAGGCGGTGCGCCCGGCGAATGCGTTTCCGCAGTTGAGTCCGGGACAGCAGCGGGTCAAAACGGTGGTCGCATCGGGTGCTCGTGCCGGGGATGCGCCGATGATTCTGCCGCTCGGTTATACCAGTGCCGCCGATGCGTCGATCCCGGCGCAAGAGGCTTCGGTGGAGGTAGTGCTGGGGTTGTTGGCCACGTGGCAGAAGGCGGAGCATGGCACGCCCTGACACCAGCTTACGAATTCAATTCAATGCGTGGTTGCAGACTGTCCTGTTCGTGCTGTTTTGCTGGTTTGCGACCGCAGCGACTGCGTTGGCTGGCGGTCCACGCTGGGTGACGGGGCCGCCGTACTTTACGACCTCCGGAGCTCCGGTGGTTTGGTATACGAACCAGCCGCTTTATTTCACCGATCCTGGGGATCTGAGCTCGACGGTGAACCACGCGGCGGCGGACGCTCTTGTTGCTGCTGCGGCGGCGGTCTGGACTGTTCCGACTGCAACCCTTGTGCTGTCGCAGGGCGGAGCGCTGAATGAGCATGTCAGCGGAGCCAATGCTTTTCTGGGATCGAATGGGCCCATCTTTCCTGCCGATGTGCAGAGCAGCAACTATCTCGCCAAGCAGATCGCGGTGATTTACGACAGCGATGGGTCAATTACAGACCTTCTGCTGGGCAATGGGGCGAGCGATCCTTCGGGATGCCTGCAGAATGGCGTGACGGAGAGCGTTGATTCGATCGTGCCGGCTGGTTTCATTCAGCATGCGATTCTGATTCTCAATGGCCGCTGCACCGGGGCTGCGCCTGAGCAACAGATGCAGCTGCAGTATCAACTGATGCGCGCGTTCGGTCGTGTGCTTGGGTTGGGTTGGTCGCAGACCAATGACAACGTCTTCACGGACAGCCCGCAACCTACGTTCGACCAGGCGATGTTTTGGCCGGTGATGCATCCGATCGATATCATTTGTGGCCCGTATACCTACCAGTGCATGCCGCAGCCATTCACTCTTCGTCCGGATGATCTGTCGGCGCTGGCGCAACTCTACTTTATCGATCAAGGGCAGGCGGGCGCGGGCAAGATGGATAG
Coding sequences within:
- a CDS encoding FUSC family protein gives rise to the protein MSTNAESHEGKVVSWWEQKNFAKQGVGALKTGLAAILCMWLGDMIGLIHSYWAAVSAIVVMGFDTTLTFASCRDRILGTAIGAFLGWLTCYIWHDHYVVYGLAVAVCIFVCSAFAFDKAGRLAAVTLSIIVLVSIDGSPGRAAIARFSEVGFGIVVALAVTMLVFPSRPEKAAIKASI
- a CDS encoding GNAT family N-acetyltransferase, with protein sequence MDRPALDTPRLSLRPLELTDAAQVQPLFARWEIVKQLNAKVPWPFPDDGVHTFYRDSALPAIARGQEFHWMLRRKNDPEQRVIGSITLKLNGDKNRGFWIAREWQRLGLMTEAAAEVTRFWFQDLNQPVLRVIKARDNAASRAISLRQGMRIIAETEGDYVSGRLPSEQWELTFEDWRKMQHNNQTGTKSKL
- the trxB gene encoding thioredoxin-disulfide reductase; its protein translation is MPENITHDTVILGSGCAGLTAAIYTGRANLKPLVLEGHEPGGQLSITTLVENFPGWPEGVQGPDLIENMKKQAVRFGAELRLAHLSSIDLSKRPFALNLGKETIHARTLIIASGASARWLNLPSEQALIGHGVTSCATCDGFFASGKEIAVIGGGDTAMEEALFLTRFATKVTIINRSEKFRASKIMLDRAIAHPKVKFLSSTVVEEVLGVEDKDVKGLRVKNKVSGEAYVLPVSFMFLAIGHIPNAEAFRGMIDLDSEGYIITRNNVFTTLNGEILPGIFACGDIQDRRYRQAITAAGSGCMAALEVEKYLEEHGR
- a CDS encoding allantoinase, with the protein product MANLTLVYGMRLLPADEIASVGEAPVTLKNGNEAHVTLHVLEGSREEIEAQLRMSIDAFFDFYPEI